In Acidobacteriota bacterium, the sequence CAAATGATCTTTAGTTGAGCCGGATTCTATATAAGGCGATGTCAAGAGCAAACAGATCTCCCGAACAGATCGGAGAGGAGTTGCTTGGCATGGCCTTTATATAGAACCCCGCAACCGGAGTCGGCGCCTACGCCCAGCCCTCCGAAAACCATGGAGACACGGAGTCACTGAGAAAGCAAGACCTCGCCCAGGGCCCGGCGTCGCTATAGCTCCTTCCAAAACAACTGGACAACATCCTCGTCTAACTTTTGGAACCTTCGTTTCGTCAGAAGCGAATACGGGATGAACAAAACGCCCGCTCTGATCCGGAGCGGCGCCAGCGCCGTGGACACGACTGAAATTCAAAACCCGCTCTTGCGTCGGGCTGTTCGCGGCGATAAAGAGGCTTTTGCGCAGCTTTATGACGCACTCGCTGGGCCGCTCTATTGTTTTGCGTTTCACATGCTGGGCGAGCGGGCCCAGGCTGAGGACACAGTGCACGAAGCTTTCCTCACACTGCTGAATGCAGCGAAAGATTTTGATGAGGCGCGTGGAAGCCTCTTGAACTTCGCTCTGGGAATTACGCGGAAGCTGGTGCTGCGTCATCTGCGCTGGAAGTTGCGATGGTTCACCTCCCAGCCGGAGGACCTGGAACGCTTCAGCCGTGACGGAGAAGCGAGTGCACAGGAGAAGCTGGAGCTTGCGGAGCAGGTGGCGGCAGTGCGGAAAGGCGTGGCGAGTCTGCCGACGAAGTATCGCGAAGTGATAACCCTGTGCGAGTTGTGCGAGATGAGCTATGAAGCCGCAGCCGCGCAGATCGGCTGTTCCGTGGGAACGGTGCGCTCGCGATTGCACCGCGCGCATGCATTGCTTGCGGAGAAACTGAAGCAGCGATTTTGCCGCGAGGACAAAGCAAGGCCACAGATGACGGAGGTGGCGACGCCATGACCTCTTGGAACAGGCGAGCCGGAACTCATGACCAACCTGGTGTGGCCGACGCCGCGGCCAAAGCTCTGGATCAACAGGCGATGTTGAGGTTGTCCGCAGCGGAAGCTGAACCTTCCGCGCAGCTACGGGCTCGGGTGCTCACCAGCTTTGCGCAGCGCACGCACCGCGAGAATCCAAGCTGGACGTGGCTCGCAGCGGCAACCGCAGCGGCAATGGCGGTTGCGGTAGTGATCGGGCTCGGCTATTGGAGATTGCGAGCACCAGGGCCTCCGACACGGTTGCCGATTGCTCCAAAGGCGATTGCCAATGTGCGCCTTGCCGCGCCCGAGGTACAACCCGGGCATGTGCGCACAGGCGCATCTACGCGGCCGCGAAATCAACATCGCCGGCCCGACGGCGTACAGGTGAAAAGGCCCGCTGCAAGCAATGATTTGCCAGTCGCCCAGTTCGACAGTTTGCTCTATTGCGACGCATTTAGCTGCGGAGATCCAATGCAAGTGATCCGCCTGGAAATGCCGGCAGCCAATGTGGGCCGAGCGTATCGATCGCTAGCCCGGAATGGTTTCGTGAGCGCGGAGCTGATCGTCGGCGCAGACGGTCTGACACGCGCCGTGCGATTCACAAAGTAGTGAAACGCGTTGTCATGTACTGTGACCACAATTAATTAAGGAGCTGCAATGAAACAGAGAATCCCATTTGCTGTTGCTGCATTTGTCGTTCTGATCCTCGCACTGACGTCCCTGGCCTGGGGGCAACAAGGCGGTGAGCCGCCGAAGACTTTCACGCGCACGTTTGCTGCTCCTTTCGAGGGCGCAGGAATTGCGATGGAGCAAGGCTTTGGCGTAGCCGGAGTGAAGGTGCTGGACACCATGAGCGACGAAGTGGTGAAGGGCGCTCCGTTCAGCGGCACGATGCGAACTGAATCAACTCGAACCTTCGCCGACGGTAACCGAATCCATCAGGAGAGCAGCTCGAAGAGATGGCGCGACAAGGAAGGGCGCGTGCGAACGGAGGCCGAGATCATGCTGCCTCCGGGCCTCGCGCAGGACGCACCTATGCTGATCACGATCAGCGATCCGGTGGCAAAAGTACGCTACGTGCTGGAGCCAGAGAGGAAGATCGCGAGAAAGCTTCCCTTCGCTGCCGAATTTCAAGTGCGCCACATGTCCGGTCCAGTGACAGCCGCTGGTCCGGGAATGATGCAGATCGCGGTCGCCCCTCCGCCTGACGCTCCTGCCGCTGCTGGCGTTGCTGGCGCTCCGGTGCATCGCCGCGATGTGTTCTTCTACTCCAAAGGCAAGCGCATGAATGACGATGACCAGGCCAAGTCGGAAAATCTCGGCGAACGCGACTTTGACGGAGTGCGCGCCAGCGGAACACGCCT encodes:
- a CDS encoding RNA polymerase subunit sigma-70; amino-acid sequence: MNKTPALIRSGASAVDTTEIQNPLLRRAVRGDKEAFAQLYDALAGPLYCFAFHMLGERAQAEDTVHEAFLTLLNAAKDFDEARGSLLNFALGITRKLVLRHLRWKLRWFTSQPEDLERFSRDGEASAQEKLELAEQVAAVRKGVASLPTKYREVITLCELCEMSYEAAAAQIGCSVGTVRSRLHRAHALLAEKLKQRFCREDKARPQMTEVATP